From Cellulomonas dongxiuzhuiae, the proteins below share one genomic window:
- the moaA gene encoding GTP 3',8-cyclase MoaA encodes MRAVSAAGAAAPRGGGLVDRYGRVATDLRVSLTDRCNLRCTYCMPAEGLPWAPDDTVLTDAEMVRLVRIGVERLGIREVRFTGGEPLLRRGLEGIVAATGELRTADGSRVRTALTTNGLGLDKRARALADAGLDRVNVSLDSLDPARFASITRRDRHADVLAGLAAASAAGLAPVKVNTVLVRGVNDDEAVPLLTWALEHGYHLRFIEQMPLGPHGSWRREDLVTAREILDALATAFVLEAEPDGARGGAPAETWHVRGFPGATVGVIGSVTRPFCGACDRTRLTADGQVRSCLFARDEDDLRGLLRGGADDAAVADAWRSAMLGKAAGHGIDDPTFLQPARTMSAIGG; translated from the coding sequence ATGCGAGCCGTGAGCGCCGCGGGTGCCGCGGCGCCGCGCGGGGGTGGCCTGGTCGACCGGTACGGCCGGGTCGCGACCGACCTGCGCGTGTCCCTGACCGACCGCTGCAACCTGCGCTGCACCTACTGCATGCCGGCGGAGGGGCTGCCGTGGGCACCGGACGACACCGTGCTCACCGACGCCGAGATGGTGCGCCTGGTCCGCATCGGGGTCGAGCGGCTCGGCATCCGCGAGGTGAGGTTCACGGGCGGTGAGCCGCTGCTGCGGCGCGGGCTCGAGGGCATCGTCGCGGCGACCGGGGAGCTGCGCACCGCGGACGGCTCACGCGTGCGCACGGCCCTGACCACCAACGGGCTCGGGCTGGACAAGCGGGCCCGCGCGCTGGCGGACGCGGGGCTCGACCGCGTCAACGTCTCCCTGGACTCCCTGGACCCCGCGCGCTTCGCCTCCATCACGCGTCGCGACCGGCACGCGGACGTGCTCGCGGGGCTGGCGGCCGCGTCGGCCGCGGGCCTGGCACCGGTCAAGGTCAACACCGTCCTGGTGCGCGGGGTCAACGACGACGAGGCCGTGCCGCTGCTGACGTGGGCCCTCGAGCACGGCTACCACCTGCGCTTCATCGAGCAGATGCCGCTGGGCCCGCACGGCTCGTGGCGGCGTGAGGACCTCGTGACGGCGCGGGAGATCCTGGACGCGCTCGCGACGGCGTTCGTCCTCGAGGCCGAGCCGGACGGCGCGCGCGGCGGGGCCCCGGCCGAGACCTGGCACGTCCGCGGGTTCCCGGGCGCCACGGTCGGCGTCATCGGCTCGGTGACGCGGCCGTTCTGCGGCGCGTGCGACCGGACGCGGCTGACGGCCGACGGGCAGGTCCGCAGCTGCCTGTTCGCGCGCGACGAGGACGACCTGCGCGGACTTCTGCGCGGCGGCGCCGACGACGCCGCCGTCGCCGACGCGTGGCGCTCCGCGATGCTCGGCAAGGCCGCGGGCCACGGCATCGACGACCCGACCTTCCTGCAGCCCGCACGGACCATGAGCGCGATCGGAGGATGA